A window of the Tripterygium wilfordii isolate XIE 37 chromosome 12, ASM1340144v1, whole genome shotgun sequence genome harbors these coding sequences:
- the LOC120010412 gene encoding G2/mitotic-specific cyclin-2-like isoform X2 — translation MAGSDENNPGVIGPENLQGGLLHGGVGKFPTATTGHNRRALSNVNRNNIGAPPYPCAVNKRGLSENAAICDKNPPIPAHRPITRKFAAQMANMQQQKLEATKNSLLPEDSTTVDVEDYKAAGDVPMFVQHTEAMLEENYCMACEDLFSVEEVEMEDVVEEPVVDIDSCDKKNPLAVVKYIDDLYDFYRKTEASGCVSPSYMLQQFDINERMRGILIDWLIEVHYKFDLMEETLYLTVNLIDRFLAVQPVVRKQLQLVGVTAMLLACKYEEVSVPVVEDLILISDKAYSRKEVLEMEKLMINTLQFNLSVPTPYVFMRRFLKAAQADKKLELLSFFMIELCLVEYEMLKFPPSLLAAAAIYTAHCTLSGSRKWSKTSEWYTNYSEEQLLECTRMMATFHQNAATGKLTGVHRKYCTSKFGHAAKTRPANFLSEVQD, via the exons ATGGCTGGATCGGATGAGAACAACCCAGGTGTGATTGGGCCCGAAAATCTTCAAG GGGGATTATTGCATGGAGGAGTAGGGAAGTTTCCAACGGCCACCACAGGACACAACCGGAGAGCTTTGAGCAATGTCAACCGAAACAATATTGGGGCTCCACCTTATCCTTGTGCAGTGAACAAGAGAGGACTATCAGA AAATGCTGCGATATGTGATAAAAACCCACCTATTCCGGCTCATCGACCAATTACTAG GAAGTTTGCTGCCCAGATGGCTAACATGCAACAACAAAAACTGGAG GCAACTAAGAATTCACTCCTGCCAGAAGATAGTACTACTGTCGATGTAGAGGACTACAAGGCAGCTGGTGATGTACCGATGTTTGTGCAACATACAGAAGCAATGCTGGAAGAGAATTACTGCATGGCATGTGAAGACCTTTTTTCTGTA GAGGAGGTTGAAATGGAAGATGTAGTTGAAGAGCCAGTGGTGGACATAGACAGTTGTGATAAGAAGAATCCACTTGCAGTTGTTAAGTACATTGatgatttatatgatttttacaGGAAGACTGAG GCTTCTGGCTGTGTCTCACCGAGTTACATGCTGCAGCAATTTGACATAAATGAGAGAATGAGAGGTATTCTCATTGATTGGTTAATAGAG GTGCACTACAAGTTTGACCTAATGGAGGAGACCTTATATCTTACCGTCAATCTCATTGATCGATTTTTAGCAGTTCAACCAGTAGTGAGGAAGCAACTTCAGCTTGTAGGAGTTACTGCCATGCTTCTCGCATGCAAATATGAAGAAGTATCTGTCCCGGTTGTAGAAGATCTCATTCTTATATCTGACAAGGCTTACAGCAGAAAAGAAGTGCTCGAGATG GAGAAGTTAATGATCAATACCTTACAGTTTAATCTATCCGTTCCCACTCCATATGTGTTTATGAGGAGGTTTCTGAAAGCCGCCCAAGCCGACAAGAAG CTTGAGCTACTCTCGTTCTTCATGATCGAGCTTTGCCTCGTTGAGTATGAAATGCTCAAGTTCCCACCTTCTTTGTTAGCTGCCGCTGCAATTTACACAGCTCACTGTACTCTGAGTGGCTCTAGAAAATGGAGTAAGACCAGTGAGTGGTACACCAACTACTCCGAAGAACAGCTATT GGAGTGCACAAGAATGATGGCTACTTTCCATCAAAATGCAGCAACTGGGAAGCTAACGGGTGTCCACAGGAAGTATTGCACATCAAAGTTTGGTCATGCTGCTAAAACTCGGCCTGCCAACTTTCTCTCGGAGGTCCAAGACTAG
- the LOC120010412 gene encoding G2/mitotic-specific cyclin-2-like isoform X1 produces MAGSDENNPGVIGPENLQGGLLHGGVGKFPTATTGHNRRALSNVNRNNIGAPPYPCAVNKRGLSERNAAICDKNPPIPAHRPITRKFAAQMANMQQQKLEATKNSLLPEDSTTVDVEDYKAAGDVPMFVQHTEAMLEENYCMACEDLFSVEEVEMEDVVEEPVVDIDSCDKKNPLAVVKYIDDLYDFYRKTEASGCVSPSYMLQQFDINERMRGILIDWLIEVHYKFDLMEETLYLTVNLIDRFLAVQPVVRKQLQLVGVTAMLLACKYEEVSVPVVEDLILISDKAYSRKEVLEMEKLMINTLQFNLSVPTPYVFMRRFLKAAQADKKLELLSFFMIELCLVEYEMLKFPPSLLAAAAIYTAHCTLSGSRKWSKTSEWYTNYSEEQLLECTRMMATFHQNAATGKLTGVHRKYCTSKFGHAAKTRPANFLSEVQD; encoded by the exons ATGGCTGGATCGGATGAGAACAACCCAGGTGTGATTGGGCCCGAAAATCTTCAAG GGGGATTATTGCATGGAGGAGTAGGGAAGTTTCCAACGGCCACCACAGGACACAACCGGAGAGCTTTGAGCAATGTCAACCGAAACAATATTGGGGCTCCACCTTATCCTTGTGCAGTGAACAAGAGAGGACTATCAGA AAGAAATGCTGCGATATGTGATAAAAACCCACCTATTCCGGCTCATCGACCAATTACTAG GAAGTTTGCTGCCCAGATGGCTAACATGCAACAACAAAAACTGGAG GCAACTAAGAATTCACTCCTGCCAGAAGATAGTACTACTGTCGATGTAGAGGACTACAAGGCAGCTGGTGATGTACCGATGTTTGTGCAACATACAGAAGCAATGCTGGAAGAGAATTACTGCATGGCATGTGAAGACCTTTTTTCTGTA GAGGAGGTTGAAATGGAAGATGTAGTTGAAGAGCCAGTGGTGGACATAGACAGTTGTGATAAGAAGAATCCACTTGCAGTTGTTAAGTACATTGatgatttatatgatttttacaGGAAGACTGAG GCTTCTGGCTGTGTCTCACCGAGTTACATGCTGCAGCAATTTGACATAAATGAGAGAATGAGAGGTATTCTCATTGATTGGTTAATAGAG GTGCACTACAAGTTTGACCTAATGGAGGAGACCTTATATCTTACCGTCAATCTCATTGATCGATTTTTAGCAGTTCAACCAGTAGTGAGGAAGCAACTTCAGCTTGTAGGAGTTACTGCCATGCTTCTCGCATGCAAATATGAAGAAGTATCTGTCCCGGTTGTAGAAGATCTCATTCTTATATCTGACAAGGCTTACAGCAGAAAAGAAGTGCTCGAGATG GAGAAGTTAATGATCAATACCTTACAGTTTAATCTATCCGTTCCCACTCCATATGTGTTTATGAGGAGGTTTCTGAAAGCCGCCCAAGCCGACAAGAAG CTTGAGCTACTCTCGTTCTTCATGATCGAGCTTTGCCTCGTTGAGTATGAAATGCTCAAGTTCCCACCTTCTTTGTTAGCTGCCGCTGCAATTTACACAGCTCACTGTACTCTGAGTGGCTCTAGAAAATGGAGTAAGACCAGTGAGTGGTACACCAACTACTCCGAAGAACAGCTATT GGAGTGCACAAGAATGATGGCTACTTTCCATCAAAATGCAGCAACTGGGAAGCTAACGGGTGTCCACAGGAAGTATTGCACATCAAAGTTTGGTCATGCTGCTAAAACTCGGCCTGCCAACTTTCTCTCGGAGGTCCAAGACTAG
- the LOC120010412 gene encoding G2/mitotic-specific cyclin-2-like isoform X4, with protein MAGSDENNPGVIGPENLQGGLLHGGVGKFPTATTGHNRRALSNVNRNNIGAPPYPCAVNKRGLSENAAICDKNPPIPAHRPITRKFAAQMANMQQQKLEATKNSLLPEDSTTVDVEDYKAAGDVPMFVQHTEAMLEENYCMEEVEMEDVVEEPVVDIDSCDKKNPLAVVKYIDDLYDFYRKTEASGCVSPSYMLQQFDINERMRGILIDWLIEVHYKFDLMEETLYLTVNLIDRFLAVQPVVRKQLQLVGVTAMLLACKYEEVSVPVVEDLILISDKAYSRKEVLEMEKLMINTLQFNLSVPTPYVFMRRFLKAAQADKKLELLSFFMIELCLVEYEMLKFPPSLLAAAAIYTAHCTLSGSRKWSKTSEWYTNYSEEQLLECTRMMATFHQNAATGKLTGVHRKYCTSKFGHAAKTRPANFLSEVQD; from the exons ATGGCTGGATCGGATGAGAACAACCCAGGTGTGATTGGGCCCGAAAATCTTCAAG GGGGATTATTGCATGGAGGAGTAGGGAAGTTTCCAACGGCCACCACAGGACACAACCGGAGAGCTTTGAGCAATGTCAACCGAAACAATATTGGGGCTCCACCTTATCCTTGTGCAGTGAACAAGAGAGGACTATCAGA AAATGCTGCGATATGTGATAAAAACCCACCTATTCCGGCTCATCGACCAATTACTAG GAAGTTTGCTGCCCAGATGGCTAACATGCAACAACAAAAACTGGAG GCAACTAAGAATTCACTCCTGCCAGAAGATAGTACTACTGTCGATGTAGAGGACTACAAGGCAGCTGGTGATGTACCGATGTTTGTGCAACATACAGAAGCAATGCTGGAAGAGAATTACTGCATG GAGGAGGTTGAAATGGAAGATGTAGTTGAAGAGCCAGTGGTGGACATAGACAGTTGTGATAAGAAGAATCCACTTGCAGTTGTTAAGTACATTGatgatttatatgatttttacaGGAAGACTGAG GCTTCTGGCTGTGTCTCACCGAGTTACATGCTGCAGCAATTTGACATAAATGAGAGAATGAGAGGTATTCTCATTGATTGGTTAATAGAG GTGCACTACAAGTTTGACCTAATGGAGGAGACCTTATATCTTACCGTCAATCTCATTGATCGATTTTTAGCAGTTCAACCAGTAGTGAGGAAGCAACTTCAGCTTGTAGGAGTTACTGCCATGCTTCTCGCATGCAAATATGAAGAAGTATCTGTCCCGGTTGTAGAAGATCTCATTCTTATATCTGACAAGGCTTACAGCAGAAAAGAAGTGCTCGAGATG GAGAAGTTAATGATCAATACCTTACAGTTTAATCTATCCGTTCCCACTCCATATGTGTTTATGAGGAGGTTTCTGAAAGCCGCCCAAGCCGACAAGAAG CTTGAGCTACTCTCGTTCTTCATGATCGAGCTTTGCCTCGTTGAGTATGAAATGCTCAAGTTCCCACCTTCTTTGTTAGCTGCCGCTGCAATTTACACAGCTCACTGTACTCTGAGTGGCTCTAGAAAATGGAGTAAGACCAGTGAGTGGTACACCAACTACTCCGAAGAACAGCTATT GGAGTGCACAAGAATGATGGCTACTTTCCATCAAAATGCAGCAACTGGGAAGCTAACGGGTGTCCACAGGAAGTATTGCACATCAAAGTTTGGTCATGCTGCTAAAACTCGGCCTGCCAACTTTCTCTCGGAGGTCCAAGACTAG
- the LOC120010412 gene encoding G2/mitotic-specific cyclin-2-like isoform X3, whose translation MAGSDENNPGVIGPENLQGGLLHGGVGKFPTATTGHNRRALSNVNRNNIGAPPYPCAVNKRGLSERNAAICDKNPPIPAHRPITRKFAAQMANMQQQKLEATKNSLLPEDSTTVDVEDYKAAGDVPMFVQHTEAMLEENYCMEEVEMEDVVEEPVVDIDSCDKKNPLAVVKYIDDLYDFYRKTEASGCVSPSYMLQQFDINERMRGILIDWLIEVHYKFDLMEETLYLTVNLIDRFLAVQPVVRKQLQLVGVTAMLLACKYEEVSVPVVEDLILISDKAYSRKEVLEMEKLMINTLQFNLSVPTPYVFMRRFLKAAQADKKLELLSFFMIELCLVEYEMLKFPPSLLAAAAIYTAHCTLSGSRKWSKTSEWYTNYSEEQLLECTRMMATFHQNAATGKLTGVHRKYCTSKFGHAAKTRPANFLSEVQD comes from the exons ATGGCTGGATCGGATGAGAACAACCCAGGTGTGATTGGGCCCGAAAATCTTCAAG GGGGATTATTGCATGGAGGAGTAGGGAAGTTTCCAACGGCCACCACAGGACACAACCGGAGAGCTTTGAGCAATGTCAACCGAAACAATATTGGGGCTCCACCTTATCCTTGTGCAGTGAACAAGAGAGGACTATCAGA AAGAAATGCTGCGATATGTGATAAAAACCCACCTATTCCGGCTCATCGACCAATTACTAG GAAGTTTGCTGCCCAGATGGCTAACATGCAACAACAAAAACTGGAG GCAACTAAGAATTCACTCCTGCCAGAAGATAGTACTACTGTCGATGTAGAGGACTACAAGGCAGCTGGTGATGTACCGATGTTTGTGCAACATACAGAAGCAATGCTGGAAGAGAATTACTGCATG GAGGAGGTTGAAATGGAAGATGTAGTTGAAGAGCCAGTGGTGGACATAGACAGTTGTGATAAGAAGAATCCACTTGCAGTTGTTAAGTACATTGatgatttatatgatttttacaGGAAGACTGAG GCTTCTGGCTGTGTCTCACCGAGTTACATGCTGCAGCAATTTGACATAAATGAGAGAATGAGAGGTATTCTCATTGATTGGTTAATAGAG GTGCACTACAAGTTTGACCTAATGGAGGAGACCTTATATCTTACCGTCAATCTCATTGATCGATTTTTAGCAGTTCAACCAGTAGTGAGGAAGCAACTTCAGCTTGTAGGAGTTACTGCCATGCTTCTCGCATGCAAATATGAAGAAGTATCTGTCCCGGTTGTAGAAGATCTCATTCTTATATCTGACAAGGCTTACAGCAGAAAAGAAGTGCTCGAGATG GAGAAGTTAATGATCAATACCTTACAGTTTAATCTATCCGTTCCCACTCCATATGTGTTTATGAGGAGGTTTCTGAAAGCCGCCCAAGCCGACAAGAAG CTTGAGCTACTCTCGTTCTTCATGATCGAGCTTTGCCTCGTTGAGTATGAAATGCTCAAGTTCCCACCTTCTTTGTTAGCTGCCGCTGCAATTTACACAGCTCACTGTACTCTGAGTGGCTCTAGAAAATGGAGTAAGACCAGTGAGTGGTACACCAACTACTCCGAAGAACAGCTATT GGAGTGCACAAGAATGATGGCTACTTTCCATCAAAATGCAGCAACTGGGAAGCTAACGGGTGTCCACAGGAAGTATTGCACATCAAAGTTTGGTCATGCTGCTAAAACTCGGCCTGCCAACTTTCTCTCGGAGGTCCAAGACTAG
- the LOC120010854 gene encoding BTB/POZ domain-containing protein At2g30600: protein MMENKEKKFLTVAPFECAWRPDLKFREAGRGCVAFEAFAHNDVTVVFRENVGSQHYHYKRDNSPHYTVIIGSNRNRRLKIEVDNKTVVDEAGVGLCCSSAFQSYWISFYDGLICVGKGRYPFQNLVFQWLDSNPNCSVQYVGLSSWDKHVGYRNVNVLPLKGNHILLWKQVDYGEYSGEENSDEELEDAQIGYEKWGLENFLESWELSDMFFVVGAEEKPVPAHKVVLQACGNFPLASSGEDVIQLQGIAYPILHALLQYIYTGRTQISESQLGSLRALSLQFDVMALVKQCEETMERFKLNKKLFDSGKNVELSHPSSRPQCCVSFPSGLPIKMQKLKQMQSIGQYSDVHIYIDGHGLVSQPHKIILSLWSVPFTKMFTNGMSESISSMVRLKDISPEAFKAMLEFMYSGELDMEDTADFGTLLLQVLLLADQFGVTLLQQECCKTLLECLSEDSVCPILKAVSSIPSFKLVEETCERTFAMHFDYCTTASLDFILLDETTFISIIKHPDLTVTSEERVLNAILTWSTKANELYEWELVDELLISSTPEIVFTERLHSVDVALPFVRFALLSHALLKKLETSNLGRHIPAFGILVKEAIDSAESGLAKSGEDQNIRFQHRQSSFKELQYICDGDSNGVLYFSGTSYGDHPWVNPVLSKRITIAASSPTSRYTDPKVLASRTYQGTSFAGPRMEDGHNCAWWMVDIGQDHQLMCNYYTLRQDGSRAYIRFWNFQGSLDGKTWTNLRVHENDQTMCKPAQFASWPIIGPTALLRFRFFRVVLTGPTADASNPWNFSICFLELYGYFH from the exons ATGATggaaaataaagagaagaagtTCCTTACAGTAGCGCCCTTTGAGTGTGCTTGGAGACCGGATTTGAAATTCCGGGAAGCTGGTAGGGGTTGTGTGGCTTTTGAAGCTTTCGCTCACAATGATGTCACTGTTGTGTTCCGGGAGAATGTTGGGAGCCAGCATTATCATTACAAGAGAGATAATAGCCCTCATTACACAGTGATTATTGGCAGTAACAGGAACAGGAGATTGAAAATTGAGGTGGATAATAAAACTGTGGTTGATGAAGCTGGAGTAGGGCTGTGTTGTTCTTCAGCATTTCAGAGTTATTGGATTAGTTTTTATGATGGTTTGATTTGTGTTGGGAAAGGAAGATATCCATTTCAGAATCTTGTCTTCCAGTGGTTAGATTCAAATCCAAATTGCAGCGTCCAATACGTTGGACTCAGTAGCTGGGACAAGCATGTGGGGTATAGAAATGTCAATGTGTTGCCCCTTAAAGGAAACCATATATTGCTGTGGAAGCAAGTGGATTACGGTGAATATAGTGGGGAGGAGAACAGTGACGAGGAGTTGGAAGATGCACAGATAGGCTATGAAAAATGGGGCCTTGAAAATTTTCTCGAGAGTTGGGAGTTGTCTGATATGTTCTTCGTTGTTGGTGCTGAGGAAAAACCAGTGCCTGCTCACAAGGTGGTCTTGCAAGCATGTGGTAACTTTCCTCTGGCTTCATCTGGTGAAGATGTTATTCAGTTGCAGGGGATAGCATATCCAATTCTACATGCACTTCTTCAATATATCTACACAGGAAGGACCCAG ATTTCAGAATCACAACTAGGTTCTTTACGGGCTTTGAGCTTACAATTTGATGTAATGGCATTGGTGAAGCAATGTGAGGAAACCATGGAGCGGTTTAAACTAAACAAAAAGTTGTTTGATTCTGGAAAGAATGTGGAATTGTCTCATCCAAGCTCTAGGCCACAATGTTGTGTCTCATTTCCCTCGGGACTTCCCATCAAGATGCAGAAGCTGAAACAAATGCAATCGATTGGCCAATACAGTGATGTACACATTTATATTGATGGTCATGGTCTTGTTTCACAGCCTCACAAAATCATTCTTAGTTTGTGGAGTGTCCCATTTACAAAG ATGTTTACAAATGGAATGAGCGAGAGCATTTCCTCCATGGTTCGCTTAAAAGACATATCACCAGAAGCATTCAAGGCGATGCTTGAATTTATGTATAGCGGGGAGCTGGATATGGAAGATACTGCAGATTTCGGTACCTTGTTACTTCAGGTTCTTTTATTGGCTGACCAATTTGGAGTCACGCTTCTCCAACAGGAATGCTGCAAAACTCTGTTAGAATGCCTTTCAGAG GACTCAGTATGTCCAATCTTGAAAGCGGTTTCATCGATCCCATCATTTAAACTTGTCGAAGAAACATGTGAGAGGACATTTGCTATGCACTTTGACTATTGTACTACTGCAAGCCTCGACTTCATCTTGTTAGACGAGACAACTTTTATCAGTATCATTAAG CATCCAGACCTGACAGTAACATCTGAAGAAAGAGTTCTTAATGCAATATTAACGTGGAGCACCAAAGCTAATGAATTGTATGAGTGGGAATTGGTCGATGAGCTACTGATAAGTTCAACTCCTGAAATCGTTTTCACTGAGAGGCTTCACTCGGTTGATGTTGCGTTGCCATTCGTGCGTTTTGCGTTGCTTTCTCATGCCTTGCTTAAGAAG TTGGAGACGAGCAATCTTGGCAGGCATATTCCTGCTTTTGGCATACTT GTGAAGGAGGCCATTGATTCTGCAGAATCTGGATTGGCAAAGTCTGGAGAGGACCAAAA TATAAGATTTCAACATCGGCAATCTAGTTTTAAAGAGCTTCAGTATATATGTGATGGTGACAGCAATGGAGTTCTGTATTTTTCTGGCACGTCATATGGGGATCATCCCTGGGTTAATCCTGTTCTCTCTAAG AGAATCACCATAGCAGCAAGCAGTCCTACTTCAAGATACACTGACCCCAAGGTGTTGGCTTCGAGAACTTACCAG GGAACATCTTTTGCTGGACCTCGCATGGAAGATGGACATAATTGTGCATGGTGGATGGTTGACATTGGCCAAGATCATCAG CTTATGTGCAACTATTACACTCTGAGACAGGATGGATCACGGGCTTACATAAGATTCTGGAATTTCCAG GGCTCTCTAGATGGGAAAACCTGGACAAACTTGAGAGTTCACGAAAATGACCAAACGATGTGCAAGCCTGCGCAGTTCGCCTCGTGGCCTATAATCGGACCAACTGCCCTACTCCGGTTTAGGTTCTTCAGAGTTGTTCTGACAGGTCCCACAGCAGATGCTTCTAATCCATGGAACTTTAGTATTTGCTTCTTAGAACTCTATGGATACTTTCACTGA
- the LOC120010857 gene encoding small nuclear ribonucleoprotein SmD3b-like, whose translation MSRSLGIPVKLLHEASGHVVQVELKSGELYRGSMIECEDNWNCQLENITYTAKDGKVSQLEHVFIRGSKVRFMVIPDMLKNAPMFKRLDARIKGKGSSLGVGRGRAIAMRAKAQSAGRGAAPGRGAAPPVRR comes from the exons ATGAGCAGAAGCTTGGGGATTCCAGTGAAGCTACTGCACGAGGCTTCAGGACACGTGGTACAGGTGGAGCTGAAAAGCGGAGAGCTTTACAGAGGGAGCATGATCGAGTGTGAAGATAACTGGAATTGCCAGCTCGAGAACATCACTTACACGGCGAAG GATGGAAAGGTGTCACAGCTTGAGCATGTCTTTATCCGAGGCAGTAAAGTCAG GTTCATGGTCATACCCGACATGCTGAAGAATGCTCCGATGTTCAAACGTTTAGATGCCAGAATCAAG GGTAAGGGCTCATCACTTGGAGTTGGTAGAGGCAGAGCTATTGCCATGCGAGCTAAA GCTCAATCTGCTGGTCGTGGTGCAGCACCAGGTAGAGGTGCAGCGCCTCCTGTTCGGAGGTAG